One Actinomyces respiraculi DNA window includes the following coding sequences:
- a CDS encoding ComF family protein, whose translation MPAACLPPSPPSEPRACRALSLLGLLGSALLPARCAGCGRWETTLCPQCLALLNGPPVLVNHLPGAQDLEAHALSPYAGPVRALVLAWKNGAREDVRAVMARAGRQAGADWAAGLSQEARQALAGRRGLLVVPAPSGRARRLRGRLVAADLADAVATGIAHGLSSTPGEQVALVASADVLRRRGGRAHQVGLSSRARRLNRSAAPLVLSPVSGWAVLLVDDVVTTGTTLGACARALREAGALVIGALAVAAAPAPISPSADAPPQRPPGP comes from the coding sequence GTGCCTGCCGCCTGCCTGCCACCGTCCCCGCCGTCGGAGCCCCGTGCCTGCCGTGCCCTGTCCCTCCTGGGCCTGCTCGGGTCAGCGCTCCTGCCAGCGCGCTGCGCCGGCTGCGGGCGCTGGGAGACCACGCTGTGCCCGCAGTGCCTCGCCCTGCTCAACGGCCCACCCGTCCTCGTGAACCACCTGCCCGGCGCCCAGGACCTGGAGGCTCACGCGCTGAGCCCCTACGCGGGCCCGGTGCGGGCCCTGGTCCTGGCGTGGAAGAACGGTGCGCGCGAGGACGTGCGCGCGGTGATGGCACGGGCGGGTCGCCAGGCCGGGGCCGACTGGGCCGCGGGTCTGAGCCAGGAGGCTCGTCAGGCGCTGGCGGGGCGACGGGGGCTGCTCGTCGTGCCGGCGCCCTCGGGGCGGGCACGTCGGCTGCGGGGACGGCTGGTCGCGGCCGACCTGGCCGACGCCGTCGCCACAGGCATCGCCCACGGCCTGTCCTCAACCCCGGGCGAGCAGGTCGCCCTGGTGGCCTCGGCGGACGTGCTGCGCCGACGCGGCGGGCGGGCGCACCAGGTGGGTCTGTCGTCGCGCGCCCGACGGCTCAACCGCAGCGCCGCACCGCTGGTGCTCTCTCCCGTGTCCGGCTGGGCGGTGCTCCTCGTCGACGACGTCGTGACAACCGGAACGACGCTGGGTGCCTGTGCACGCGCACTGCGCGAGGCCGGCGCGCTGGTGATCGGGGCCCTTGCCGTCGCGGCTGCGCCGGCCCCGATCTCGCCCTCGGCTGACGCGCCCCCACAGCGTCCACCGGGGCCCTGA
- a CDS encoding DUF4350 domain-containing protein encodes MSAPVEAPSWARRLRSWRPLLLSLALLAAVAVATSLLTSPQTSTTPYALDNPKGDGAMALGALLRDEGVGTASPTSMAEVVSQAGPGTTIALLNASHLSKEERRTLASLGADITVVGTLYQDLSGLLDDEGELPVPAGISAPKGTVLQARCADADAAAAGSIDGTRGTLVLPTGTEAIGCFPVSEGGSDYAYAVIERPGGATLRLISDTTLLTNGRIATAGHAALAIRALGHHEQLLWVDGSRLTTHTTVWNSVALPPWLAPLLFQAIIIVAVLAVVRGRRMGRLAQEDLPVLVRATETTRGRGRLYRRAGDRQRAATALRAGTALRLGRRLGLSPSADGALLTDALARATSQSAPAVQELLYGPVPSDDRSLADLAVQLDHLESEVTSR; translated from the coding sequence GTGAGCGCCCCGGTCGAGGCCCCCTCATGGGCCCGGCGCCTGCGCTCCTGGCGGCCGCTGCTGCTGTCCCTGGCGCTGCTGGCCGCGGTCGCCGTCGCCACGAGCCTGCTGACCTCCCCCCAGACCTCCACCACCCCCTACGCGCTGGACAACCCCAAGGGCGACGGCGCCATGGCCCTGGGCGCACTCCTGCGCGACGAGGGTGTGGGCACCGCCTCGCCCACGTCCATGGCCGAGGTCGTCAGCCAGGCCGGGCCGGGCACCACCATCGCCCTGCTCAACGCCTCCCACCTCAGCAAGGAGGAGCGCCGCACGCTGGCCTCGCTGGGGGCGGACATCACCGTCGTCGGCACCCTCTACCAGGATCTGTCCGGTCTGCTCGACGACGAGGGCGAGCTACCGGTGCCCGCCGGCATTAGCGCCCCCAAGGGCACGGTGCTTCAGGCCCGGTGCGCGGATGCGGACGCGGCGGCCGCCGGCAGCATCGACGGCACCCGGGGCACACTCGTCCTTCCGACGGGGACTGAGGCCATCGGGTGCTTCCCCGTCTCCGAGGGGGGATCCGATTACGCCTACGCGGTCATCGAGCGCCCTGGCGGCGCCACCCTGCGCCTGATCTCTGACACGACCCTGCTCACCAACGGCCGGATCGCCACCGCCGGGCACGCCGCCCTGGCCATACGCGCCCTGGGCCACCACGAGCAGCTCCTGTGGGTCGACGGCTCCCGGCTGACGACTCACACCACCGTGTGGAACAGTGTCGCCCTGCCTCCCTGGCTGGCGCCCCTCCTCTTCCAGGCCATCATCATCGTCGCCGTCCTGGCCGTCGTGCGCGGACGCCGCATGGGCCGCCTCGCCCAGGAGGACCTGCCCGTCCTCGTGCGGGCCACCGAGACCACTCGGGGCCGCGGGCGCCTGTACCGCCGGGCCGGTGACCGCCAGCGTGCCGCCACCGCCCTGCGCGCGGGCACCGCCCTGCGCCTGGGTCGGCGCCTGGGCCTGTCTCCGTCCGCCGACGGCGCGCTGCTCACCGACGCGCTCGCACGCGCCACCTCCCAATCAGCCCCGGCCGTCCAGGAGCTCCTGTACGGCCCCGTCCCTTCCGACGACCGGTCCCTGGCGGACCTGGCCGTCCAACTCGACCATCTCGAGAGCGAGGTCACCTCACGATGA
- the hpf gene encoding ribosome hibernation-promoting factor, HPF/YfiA family, whose amino-acid sequence MDITVVGRNAEISSRLRDYVEEKATKVEQFDPRVQRIEVEVTHERNPRQADTAERVEITVVSKGPIIRAEASSSDRFAAFDIAMGKLTERLRRARDRKKDHRRYSVEVNEPVEAVVEEEVLLPDTGDAPIEDSPSAPTQHGVAVESQLGDSPVIVRQKLHEAVPMTVDEALYQMELVGHPFYLFIEKSTKQPCAVYHRHGWTYGVIRLDAQVL is encoded by the coding sequence ATGGACATCACCGTCGTCGGCCGAAACGCTGAGATCAGCTCGCGTCTGCGGGACTACGTTGAGGAGAAGGCCACCAAGGTCGAGCAATTCGACCCCCGTGTCCAGCGCATCGAGGTCGAGGTGACCCACGAGCGCAACCCGCGCCAGGCGGACACCGCCGAGCGCGTCGAGATCACAGTCGTCTCCAAGGGCCCGATCATCCGGGCCGAGGCCTCCTCCTCCGATCGCTTCGCCGCCTTCGACATCGCCATGGGCAAACTCACCGAGCGCCTTCGCCGCGCACGCGACCGCAAGAAGGACCACCGCCGCTACAGCGTGGAGGTCAACGAGCCGGTCGAGGCCGTCGTGGAGGAGGAGGTGCTCCTGCCGGACACCGGCGACGCCCCCATCGAGGACTCCCCCTCAGCACCCACGCAGCACGGCGTCGCCGTCGAGTCCCAGCTCGGCGACTCCCCCGTGATCGTGCGCCAGAAGCTGCACGAGGCCGTGCCGATGACCGTGGACGAGGCCCTGTACCAGATGGAACTCGTCGGCCACCCGTTCTACCTCTTCATCGAGAAGTCGACGAAGCAGCCGTGCGCGGTCTACCACCGTCACGGCTGGACCTACGGTGTCATCCGCCTCGACGCCCAGGTCCTGTGA
- a CDS encoding glycerophosphodiester phosphodiesterase, producing MSSDTPWQSPSGPEDSGTAPAEPRFGAYGTPPAGQPSTSSPSYGPADPQVGVPPTYPAYPGAAHQAPPSFFVAPKPGIIPLRPLSITEIIGGAFESLRANPKAMFVPSIVVMSIIGLISAIPTFFTTRGLYSSLESTGDSAFLTEDQAMSLALDSLSTLGSSMLTAALTALASTILTGLLIVAVSRSVLGRVASPGEVWQRTKGRVWALIGQSILVSLIVGAASVVIALVGLVLFGITLVPVLNGDEPSGAMVAIAVIGILVLAVIGIILGTFLSVRLSLSSATLVLENVGVIEGIKRSWVLTRSYFWHVLGALLLAGIITVLVTGVLSGVTGAVAGVLSVTSGGIMPALDAVSTFIGSLLGALILPFSAAVTALIYIDLRMRQEGLDVELRQAADTL from the coding sequence ATGAGCAGCGACACCCCTTGGCAGTCCCCCTCCGGTCCTGAGGACTCGGGCACCGCTCCGGCCGAGCCGCGCTTCGGTGCCTATGGCACACCCCCCGCCGGGCAGCCCTCCACCTCCTCCCCCTCCTACGGGCCCGCCGACCCGCAGGTCGGCGTCCCCCCCACCTACCCTGCGTACCCGGGCGCCGCGCACCAGGCGCCGCCCAGCTTCTTCGTGGCCCCCAAGCCCGGCATCATCCCCCTGCGGCCCCTGAGCATCACCGAGATCATCGGCGGCGCCTTCGAGTCCCTGCGCGCCAACCCCAAGGCAATGTTCGTGCCCTCGATCGTGGTGATGTCGATCATCGGCCTGATCTCAGCGATCCCCACCTTCTTCACCACTCGGGGCTTGTACTCCTCCCTCGAGTCCACAGGTGACAGCGCCTTCCTTACTGAGGACCAGGCCATGTCGCTCGCGCTCGACAGTCTGAGCACCTTGGGCTCCTCAATGCTGACAGCGGCGCTGACGGCTCTCGCCTCGACCATCCTCACGGGACTGCTCATCGTCGCGGTCTCGCGCTCAGTGCTGGGTCGTGTGGCCAGCCCCGGCGAGGTGTGGCAGCGCACGAAGGGACGGGTGTGGGCCCTCATCGGCCAGAGCATCCTCGTGAGCCTCATCGTCGGTGCGGCCTCGGTCGTCATCGCGCTCGTGGGGCTGGTCCTCTTCGGCATCACCCTCGTGCCCGTGCTCAACGGCGACGAGCCCTCGGGGGCCATGGTGGCAATCGCAGTCATCGGTATCCTCGTCCTCGCCGTCATCGGCATCATCCTGGGCACTTTCCTGAGTGTGCGCCTGTCTCTGTCGTCGGCCACCCTCGTCCTGGAGAACGTCGGCGTCATCGAGGGCATCAAGCGCTCCTGGGTCCTGACCCGCAGCTACTTCTGGCACGTGCTCGGCGCCTTGCTCCTGGCCGGCATCATCACCGTGCTCGTCACCGGAGTCCTGTCGGGCGTCACCGGTGCCGTGGCCGGCGTCCTGTCCGTCACATCGGGGGGCATCATGCCCGCCCTCGATGCCGTGTCCACCTTCATCGGCTCCCTCCTGGGCGCACTCATCCTGCCCTTCTCCGCAGCGGTGACGGCCCTGATCTACATCGACCTGCGCATGCGCCAGGAGGGCCTCGACGTCGAGCTCCGCCAGGCCGCAGACACCCTGTGA
- the mtrA gene encoding MtrAB system response regulator MtrA, whose translation MSAVVLVIDDDIALTEIIGQMVEREGYTLCSCADGSRALDVLRSVQPDLVLLDVALPGIDGLELCRRLRLESDVPIIVVSDRGQTHDVVAALEAGADDYVTKPFKPKELLARIRVRLRRHRAVEAQHVHVGDLDIDVTGHEVRRGDHLITLTPLEFSLLATLARAPWKVFTRDELLERVWGYQHAVDTRLVNVHVQRLRAKIERDPEHPAIVLTVRGVGYRAGGAR comes from the coding sequence ATGAGCGCTGTCGTCCTGGTCATAGATGACGACATCGCCCTGACCGAGATAATCGGCCAGATGGTTGAGCGCGAGGGCTACACGCTGTGCTCCTGCGCTGACGGCTCTCGCGCCCTGGACGTCCTGCGCTCCGTCCAGCCGGACCTCGTGTTACTCGACGTCGCGCTGCCCGGGATCGACGGGCTGGAGCTGTGCCGACGTCTGCGCCTGGAGTCGGACGTGCCCATCATCGTGGTCTCCGACCGGGGACAGACCCACGACGTCGTCGCGGCTCTCGAGGCCGGGGCCGACGACTACGTGACCAAGCCCTTCAAGCCCAAGGAGCTGCTCGCCCGGATCCGGGTGCGTCTGCGCCGCCACCGGGCCGTTGAGGCGCAGCACGTGCACGTCGGCGACCTTGACATCGACGTCACTGGTCACGAGGTGCGTCGCGGCGACCACCTCATCACCCTCACGCCCCTCGAGTTCTCCCTCCTGGCGACCCTGGCCCGCGCCCCCTGGAAGGTCTTCACCCGCGACGAGCTCCTGGAGCGGGTCTGGGGCTACCAGCACGCCGTCGACACTCGCCTGGTCAACGTCCACGTCCAGCGCCTGCGCGCCAAGATCGAGCGCGATCCCGAGCACCCCGCGATCGTGCTCACCGTGCGCGGCGTCGGCTACCGGGCGGGCGGGGCCCGCTGA
- a CDS encoding DUF4129 domain-containing protein: protein MLTPIVLTALLGAGVPATPDAEEARESAQRELSRPVYQERLSLWARLWTWIQEHIDPSRVVPGAPAWLSVLIVVVAAVVLLAVALLLLRRVTLGRRARVSSQVLFEGDDRDADALTRDADAAAARQDWAAAVVDRFRAIIRSLDERALVEDYPGMTAQEAGTLASHALVDDQGLHASLHQAAVLFDAVRYGRVLSTGQQDEWMRLLAERVASAAPRSSAPQATVGGRGEFL from the coding sequence ATGCTGACGCCCATCGTCCTGACCGCCCTCCTGGGCGCGGGTGTGCCCGCCACCCCCGACGCCGAGGAGGCGCGTGAGTCGGCGCAGCGCGAGCTCAGCCGACCGGTCTACCAGGAGCGGCTGAGCCTGTGGGCACGGCTATGGACATGGATCCAGGAGCACATCGACCCCTCCCGGGTGGTCCCTGGGGCACCGGCCTGGCTGTCCGTGCTCATCGTCGTCGTCGCGGCCGTCGTCCTGCTGGCCGTCGCGCTCCTGCTGCTCAGGCGCGTGACGCTCGGACGGCGCGCCCGCGTGAGCAGCCAGGTCCTCTTCGAGGGCGATGACCGCGACGCCGACGCGCTCACCCGTGACGCCGACGCCGCTGCCGCCCGCCAGGACTGGGCCGCCGCCGTCGTCGACCGCTTCCGTGCCATCATCCGATCCCTGGACGAGCGCGCCCTCGTCGAGGACTATCCCGGCATGACCGCGCAGGAGGCGGGCACCCTCGCGTCCCATGCCCTGGTGGACGACCAGGGACTGCACGCCAGCCTCCACCAGGCCGCCGTCCTCTTCGACGCGGTCAGGTACGGGCGCGTGCTGTCCACCGGGCAGCAGGATGAGTGGATGCGTCTGCTGGCCGAGCGCGTCGCCTCGGCCGCGCCCCGCTCGTCGGCACCGCAGGCCACCGTGGGTGGCCGGGGGGAGTTCCTGTGA
- a CDS encoding stage II sporulation protein M, translating into MDIDAFSAARRDQWDRLDELTRRRQLTGSQADELVALYRGAARDLSRARTQAPDPQVLAELSRLVVAARARVTGTREVRASDLRRYLAQTVPAALYRLRWWTLGVTLAELAIAVVVAVWTLHSPQAMSALGSPSELSAYANDAFESYYSTYAPSEFASQVWTNNARIAVLCVAGGITGVLPAYVMWANAVSLGQAAAIMVDHDLLGLFFALISPHGLLELTCVFIAGAAGLKLFWTMLVPGPRPRAVALAEEGRALIAVAVGMTGALAVAGVIEAFVTPAPVPWSLKITVGVLALVVLWTYTLVVGGRAVRSGVTGDLDEEEAGAVAVAVG; encoded by the coding sequence GTGGATATCGATGCCTTCAGCGCTGCTCGCCGCGACCAGTGGGACCGGCTCGACGAGCTGACCCGCAGACGCCAGCTCACCGGGTCGCAGGCGGACGAGCTCGTCGCCCTCTATCGGGGTGCGGCCCGGGACCTGTCGCGTGCACGCACCCAGGCGCCGGACCCGCAGGTGCTCGCCGAGCTCTCGCGACTCGTTGTTGCCGCCCGTGCCCGGGTGACCGGCACGCGGGAGGTGCGTGCCTCGGACCTGCGCCGCTACCTCGCCCAGACGGTGCCGGCGGCCCTGTACCGCCTGCGCTGGTGGACCCTCGGGGTGACCCTGGCCGAGCTCGCCATCGCCGTCGTCGTGGCCGTCTGGACCCTGCACAGCCCCCAGGCCATGAGCGCCCTGGGCAGCCCCAGCGAGTTGAGCGCCTACGCCAATGACGCCTTCGAGTCCTACTACTCCACCTACGCGCCCAGCGAGTTCGCCAGCCAGGTGTGGACCAACAATGCGCGCATCGCGGTGCTCTGCGTCGCCGGCGGCATCACCGGGGTCCTGCCCGCCTACGTGATGTGGGCCAACGCCGTCTCCCTGGGACAGGCGGCGGCGATCATGGTCGACCACGACCTCCTGGGGCTGTTCTTCGCCCTCATCAGCCCGCACGGTCTGCTCGAGCTGACCTGCGTGTTCATTGCCGGGGCCGCGGGCCTCAAGCTCTTCTGGACGATGCTGGTGCCCGGCCCCAGGCCGCGCGCCGTCGCCCTGGCAGAGGAGGGCCGGGCGCTGATCGCCGTCGCCGTCGGCATGACCGGGGCGCTGGCGGTTGCGGGTGTCATCGAGGCCTTCGTGACCCCGGCGCCGGTGCCCTGGAGCCTGAAGATCACCGTGGGTGTGCTCGCCCTCGTGGTCCTGTGGACCTACACGCTCGTGGTCGGCGGGCGCGCGGTGCGTTCGGGCGTCACGGGGGACCTTGACGAGGAGGAGGCCGGTGCCGTCGCCGTCGCGGTCGGCTGA
- a CDS encoding DUF58 domain-containing protein: protein MYLTSRSAWLTGVGLLLVLLVPRPLTVLTWGAIVAILIAIDVLAAPSPRALHLERLTPRTVRLGEETTTRLSVTSTSSRTMRLLVRDAWPPSAGAGGERSAFTLRPGQRKRTQTTLRPTRRGERVADLVTVRSSGPLGLAGRQMSMAVPARLRVLPPFTSRRHLPSRLARLREMDGRSAVMVRGAGTEFDSLREYVVGDDVRSIDWRSTARRGDVVVRTWRPERDRRVLLVVDTGRMSAARVGGAPRLDTEVEAALLLAALASHAGDRVDAVAVDERLRAQVSGVAGPGLISALADALAPVEAAVTETDWALVGRVVEQRLSQRALVVILTGLDGSSADAVMTRAITTLAREHTVLLASVTDPDVEALRRARADADSVYTAAAAERDLLELAAVRERLRRAGVEVVEAVPGRLAPRVADTYLELKRAGRL from the coding sequence GTGTACCTCACAAGCCGCAGCGCCTGGCTGACCGGTGTCGGCCTCCTCCTCGTCCTGCTCGTCCCCAGGCCCCTGACCGTCCTGACCTGGGGCGCCATCGTCGCGATCCTCATCGCCATCGACGTCCTGGCCGCGCCCTCCCCCCGCGCCCTGCACCTGGAGCGTCTGACCCCGCGCACCGTCCGCCTGGGCGAGGAGACGACGACGCGCCTGTCCGTGACCTCCACCTCCTCGCGCACCATGAGGCTGCTCGTGCGCGACGCATGGCCCCCGTCCGCCGGCGCCGGCGGGGAGCGCTCGGCGTTCACACTGCGCCCCGGACAGCGCAAGCGCACCCAGACCACGCTGCGCCCCACCCGTCGCGGTGAGCGTGTGGCGGACCTCGTCACCGTGCGTTCCAGCGGGCCCCTGGGCCTGGCCGGCCGCCAGATGAGCATGGCGGTGCCCGCACGTCTGAGGGTCCTGCCGCCCTTCACCTCCCGGCGCCACCTGCCCAGCCGCCTGGCCCGCCTGCGTGAGATGGACGGGCGCAGTGCCGTCATGGTGCGCGGCGCGGGCACGGAGTTCGACTCGCTGCGCGAGTACGTCGTCGGTGATGACGTGCGCTCCATCGACTGGCGCTCAACGGCCAGGCGCGGCGACGTCGTCGTGCGCACCTGGAGGCCCGAGCGGGACCGGCGCGTGCTGCTCGTGGTGGACACCGGCCGCATGTCGGCAGCCCGGGTGGGGGGTGCACCGCGCCTGGACACCGAGGTTGAGGCGGCCCTGCTGCTGGCCGCGCTCGCCTCGCACGCCGGGGACCGGGTGGATGCGGTCGCCGTCGATGAGCGCCTGCGGGCGCAGGTCAGCGGTGTGGCCGGGCCCGGGCTCATCAGCGCCCTGGCGGACGCGTTGGCGCCGGTGGAGGCTGCCGTGACGGAGACCGACTGGGCCCTGGTGGGGCGGGTGGTGGAGCAGCGCCTGAGCCAGCGGGCGCTCGTCGTCATCCTCACGGGGCTGGACGGCTCCTCGGCGGACGCCGTGATGACGCGGGCGATCACCACCCTGGCGCGTGAGCACACCGTGCTGCTCGCCTCGGTGACGGATCCCGACGTCGAGGCCCTGCGCCGTGCGCGTGCCGACGCCGACAGCGTCTACACGGCCGCGGCCGCCGAGCGTGACCTGCTCGAGCTGGCGGCGGTGCGCGAGCGGCTGCGGAGGGCGGGCGTGGAGGTCGTCGAGGCGGTGCCGGGTCGCCTGGCGCCGCGCGTGGCGGACACCTACCTCGAGCTCAAGCGGGCGGGGCGCCTGTGA
- a CDS encoding AAA family ATPase → MSTTETTTPSGDPRERLVAVRSEVAKAVVGQDAAVTGLVIAMLVGGHVLLEGVPGVAKTLLVRSLAQALDIDTKRVQFTPDLMPGDVTGSLVYDARTTEFSFRQGPVFTNLLLADEINRTPPKTQAALLEAMEEHQVSGDGVPRPLPSPFMVIATQNPVEYEGTYPLPEAQLDRFLLKLVLPLPDRGEEIEVLTRHSSGFNPRDLAAAGLSAVASAEDLAAAREEVRTVGASPELLAYVVDLVRATRNHPSVSLGVSPRGATALLAAARAWAWLAGRSFVTPDDVKALAVPTLRHRVALRAEAQMEGVTTEAVISGVLRSVTVPR, encoded by the coding sequence ATGAGCACCACCGAGACCACCACCCCCTCCGGGGACCCCCGCGAGCGGCTCGTCGCCGTGCGCAGCGAGGTCGCCAAGGCCGTCGTCGGCCAGGACGCGGCCGTCACCGGCCTCGTCATCGCGATGCTCGTGGGCGGGCACGTCCTGCTCGAGGGCGTCCCCGGCGTCGCCAAGACGCTCCTCGTGCGCTCCCTGGCTCAGGCACTGGACATTGACACCAAGCGCGTGCAGTTCACCCCGGACCTCATGCCCGGTGACGTCACCGGCTCCCTCGTCTACGACGCCCGCACCACCGAGTTCTCCTTCCGCCAGGGCCCGGTCTTCACCAACCTCCTGCTGGCCGACGAGATCAACCGCACGCCGCCCAAGACGCAGGCGGCCCTGCTGGAGGCGATGGAGGAGCACCAGGTCTCCGGCGACGGCGTCCCGCGCCCCCTGCCCTCCCCCTTCATGGTCATCGCCACCCAGAACCCCGTGGAGTACGAGGGCACCTACCCGCTTCCCGAGGCCCAGCTCGACCGCTTCCTGCTCAAGCTCGTCCTGCCTCTGCCCGATCGCGGCGAGGAGATCGAGGTCCTCACCCGTCACAGCTCGGGCTTCAACCCCCGGGACCTGGCCGCGGCGGGGCTGTCCGCGGTGGCCAGTGCCGAGGACCTCGCCGCCGCCCGCGAGGAGGTGCGGACCGTGGGGGCGTCCCCGGAGCTGCTGGCCTACGTCGTCGACCTCGTGCGCGCCACCCGCAACCACCCGAGCGTGTCCCTGGGCGTCTCGCCCCGTGGCGCCACCGCCCTGCTGGCGGCGGCCCGCGCCTGGGCGTGGCTGGCGGGACGCTCCTTCGTCACCCCCGACGACGTCAAGGCCCTGGCCGTGCCGACCCTGCGTCACCGTGTGGCCCTGCGCGCGGAGGCGCAGATGGAGGGTGTGACCACCGAGGCCGTCATCTCGGGCGTCCTGCGCTCGGTGACCGTGCCCCGCTGA